The following proteins are co-located in the Methanobacterium alcaliphilum genome:
- the sfsA gene encoding DNA/RNA nuclease SfsA: MKIENLIQGYFLERPNRFTVRFLYHDTKEDLAHLKDPGRLKELLQPNVKLLLRKVPENPKRKTNFDVIAVFKDNMWVLINSGFHSDLAANLIESTLVDEFKDYSIEKREYTFGKSRLDFLLTSKNRYMLVEVKGCTLVKNHHALFPDAPTARGKRHLEELIEGKKQGFDSTVLFLIMKEDASYFSPNYTTDPDFSKTLKQSYENGVNIVPYVFKTSLKNNSLNIQPLKRLKIEFK; this comes from the coding sequence ATGAAAATAGAAAACTTAATTCAGGGGTACTTTCTAGAGCGCCCCAACCGGTTTACGGTCAGATTCCTTTACCATGACACCAAAGAGGATTTAGCCCATCTTAAAGATCCCGGACGTTTAAAAGAACTTCTACAACCCAATGTTAAATTACTCTTAAGGAAAGTTCCTGAAAATCCAAAAAGGAAAACTAATTTTGATGTTATTGCAGTATTCAAGGACAATATGTGGGTCCTGATTAACTCTGGATTCCATAGTGATTTAGCTGCAAATTTAATAGAATCAACATTGGTTGATGAATTCAAAGATTATTCTATTGAAAAAAGAGAATATACGTTTGGTAAAAGCCGTTTAGATTTTTTATTAACCTCAAAAAATCGTTACATGTTGGTGGAAGTGAAAGGATGTACTCTGGTAAAAAACCATCACGCCCTATTCCCTGATGCCCCAACTGCCAGAGGTAAAAGGCACTTAGAAGAGTTGATAGAGGGTAAAAAGCAAGGTTTTGATTCAACCGTCCTTTTTTTAATTATGAAAGAAGATGCAAGTTATTTTTCACCTAACTACACCACTGATCCTGATTTTTCAAAAACCTTGAAACAATCCTATGAAAATGGAGTTAATATAGTGCCTTACGTATTTAAAACCAGTTTAAAAAATAATTCGCTGAATATACA
- the cfbD gene encoding Ni-sirohydrochlorin a,c-diamide reductive cyclase catalytic subunit has protein sequence MHPRPSPIAASLYTLRDLNADVVILHGPHGCCFRTGRLLESDGVRVLTTAMSENDFIFGAGEKLAETLKKANEMFSPKLIGIVGTCASMIIGEDLKEAILQADIPATVLPVESHGGFGEGDNTEGAIIVLEAAVKEGIIPSEEAERQIKMLRMATEIEKTRGMAQGEYIAPSFGDDKNEIALKLINALKSGKKVAMVLNAKKETSYLFADVLKIPYNSINPDNTPLIIANLDDNIGLPRIRQHAGNIKKELEKEGIQIDYITGGLDEYPVTAETAVELLKEEKIDFLVVAGVPHALPIEELNLESVAVTDGPRIVEPLRKLGYSHVVAELDAHAKTLGTEKIVMSDFGETIRNTVNLEN, from the coding sequence TTGCATCCAAGACCCAGTCCTATCGCTGCTTCCCTTTATACTCTAAGAGATCTTAATGCTGACGTTGTAATTCTTCATGGCCCTCATGGGTGTTGTTTTCGTACAGGAAGACTATTGGAAAGTGATGGGGTGAGAGTACTTACCACAGCTATGTCTGAAAATGATTTCATATTTGGAGCTGGTGAAAAATTAGCAGAAACTCTTAAAAAAGCAAATGAAATGTTTTCGCCAAAATTAATTGGAATTGTAGGAACATGTGCTAGTATGATAATAGGAGAAGACCTTAAAGAGGCAATATTGCAGGCCGACATTCCTGCTACTGTACTGCCGGTGGAATCACATGGGGGTTTTGGTGAAGGGGATAATACAGAAGGCGCAATCATTGTTCTGGAAGCAGCAGTAAAAGAAGGTATTATTCCATCTGAAGAAGCAGAAAGACAGATTAAAATGCTGCGGATGGCAACAGAAATTGAAAAAACCAGGGGTATGGCTCAAGGTGAATATATAGCTCCTTCATTTGGAGACGATAAAAATGAAATCGCCTTAAAATTAATAAATGCTTTAAAATCTGGTAAAAAAGTGGCTATGGTACTAAATGCGAAAAAAGAAACTTCTTACCTATTTGCAGATGTATTAAAAATTCCTTATAATTCTATTAATCCAGATAACACTCCTTTGATAATTGCCAATCTGGATGATAATATTGGACTTCCCCGGATAAGGCAGCATGCAGGTAATATCAAGAAAGAACTTGAAAAAGAAGGAATCCAAATTGATTATATTACTGGTGGTTTGGATGAATATCCAGTTACTGCTGAAACCGCTGTGGAACTATTAAAAGAAGAAAAAATTGATTTTTTAGTTGTGGCCGGTGTGCCCCATGCTTTACCCATTGAAGAACTTAATTTGGAATCAGTGGCTGTAACTGATGGTCCTAGAATTGTTGAACCATTGAGAAAGTTAGGTTATTCTCACGTGGTTGCAGAACTGGATGCACATGCTAAAACACTGGGAACTGAGAAAATAGTTATGTCTGATTTTGGAGAGACCATACGAAATACAGTAAATCTGGAGAATTAG
- a CDS encoding sugar phosphate nucleotidyltransferase, protein MSKTVGMILCGGFGKRLRPLTEKVPKPLIEMKKGYTILDKQLFDFKNAGVGKAYLLTGFLSDKIQERYGDEYKGVKIEYVEEKEPLGTLNAIKLGMDAIDNNKQCVIRNGDVVADLNMKKMINLGESSDYPFSIFITKMQSPYGIVEVNGDRLVAFKEKPILDYYINAGVYFSKGPIDFGDFDVGDIEKTVFPMLAKENKLGYYKEDGLFWMAIDTSKELEEIRKEYRNREDKPWGYEKVLINTEKYLTKELFIKEGYQTSFHYHEKKDETMYIVSGAGYIEFENRKEYFGKNDTVRIEPEEPHSIVAMENTILHEVSTPHLQDTVRINDYYTR, encoded by the coding sequence ATGAGTAAAACAGTGGGTATGATTCTTTGTGGGGGCTTCGGGAAGAGATTAAGGCCGCTTACTGAAAAAGTTCCTAAACCATTAATTGAAATGAAAAAGGGGTATACAATTCTGGATAAGCAATTATTTGATTTTAAAAACGCAGGTGTTGGAAAGGCATATCTTTTGACTGGCTTTTTAAGTGATAAAATACAGGAAAGGTATGGTGATGAATATAAAGGGGTTAAAATTGAGTATGTTGAAGAAAAAGAACCTTTAGGTACATTAAATGCTATTAAGCTGGGCATGGATGCCATAGATAACAACAAGCAATGCGTAATTAGAAATGGGGATGTTGTTGCAGATTTGAATATGAAAAAAATGATCAACCTGGGTGAAAGTTCAGATTACCCCTTCTCTATATTCATAACCAAGATGCAGTCTCCATATGGTATTGTGGAGGTTAATGGCGACCGTTTGGTGGCATTTAAGGAAAAACCTATACTTGATTATTATATTAATGCAGGGGTCTATTTTTCAAAAGGACCAATTGATTTTGGAGATTTCGATGTTGGAGACATTGAAAAAACAGTTTTCCCCATGCTTGCTAAAGAAAATAAACTTGGATACTATAAAGAAGATGGTCTCTTCTGGATGGCCATCGATACCTCCAAAGAACTGGAAGAAATACGAAAAGAATACAGAAACAGGGAAGATAAACCTTGGGGATATGAAAAAGTTCTTATAAATACCGAAAAATATCTTACTAAAGAATTATTCATAAAAGAAGGATATCAAACCTCTTTCCATTATCATGAAAAGAAAGACGAGACCATGTACATTGTAAGTGGTGCAGGATACATTGAATTTGAAAACCGGAAAGAATACTTTGGTAAAAATGATACTGTGCGTATTGAACCAGAAGAACCGCATTCCATTGTTGCCATGGAAAATACCATTTTACATGAAGTTTCAACTCCTCACCTACAAGATACTGTCCGTATAAATGATTATTACACTCGATAA
- the hisH gene encoding imidazole glycerol phosphate synthase subunit HisH, with the protein MITIINYGSGNLKSICNGFLKIGIPAEVTNDPAVIEDADALVLPGVGAFGSAMNHLEKYRTSISKFLQQEKPFLGVCLGLQLLLSKSEESPGVNGLDIIQGNIIRLPPGLKIPHMGWNKLELKNECPILDGVDQEYMYFVHSYYARPDDEDVVAATTQYGMDVPAVLWKDNIFATQFHPEKSGEVGLKILKNFVKLLD; encoded by the coding sequence ATGATAACTATAATAAATTATGGGAGTGGGAATTTAAAAAGTATCTGCAATGGATTTTTAAAAATAGGTATTCCTGCAGAAGTCACCAATGATCCTGCAGTAATTGAAGATGCGGATGCACTGGTTTTACCGGGAGTAGGGGCATTTGGGAGTGCTATGAACCACCTGGAAAAATACCGGACCAGCATTTCTAAATTCCTTCAACAAGAAAAACCTTTTTTAGGGGTTTGTTTAGGATTACAACTTCTTTTATCAAAAAGTGAGGAAAGCCCCGGTGTCAATGGTCTTGATATTATTCAGGGAAATATTATCCGTTTACCTCCAGGATTAAAAATTCCACACATGGGCTGGAATAAACTTGAACTGAAAAATGAATGCCCTATTTTAGATGGGGTTGATCAGGAATACATGTACTTCGTCCATTCTTACTATGCCCGTCCGGATGATGAGGATGTGGTGGCAGCCACAACACAATATGGGATGGATGTGCCTGCTGTTTTATGGAAAGATAATATTTTTGCCACCCAATTCCATCCAGAAAAAAGTGGTGAAGTGGGATTGAAGATTTTGAAAAACTTTGTAAAACTTTTAGATTAA